The DNA segment TTGCCATCAATTTACTCTACCCTAACTTTACCATTTACTCACAAGGGGTTCAACGTCGTTTTAACAACCGAATAATTAATCCGTAAATGAAAAATCCGCCGATAAAGCCGCCAAGATGAGCGATCCAGTTAATCTGAGGCACGATGAAGGAGAAGACAACCCCGATCATAAGCAAACTGTACAGTGTCTTACGTGATGTTTCATCCATCAAGTTACGCTGCAGCAGCGCTACATACAGGAAGGCCCCATAAATGCCGTAAATGGCGCCAGACGCTCCCACGGATATATGTAGTTCAGTCGCATGCTGGTAGAACCCCATCGTCAGCAGATTTCCGACGATTCCACTCCCTACATAAAGCAGGATATATCGCCATGAACCGAGCAACCGCTCCATCGGCGGTGTAAAGATAAGAATCCCGAAGCTATTGGAGAACAAATGGCCGAAATCCGCATGCAGAAACATCGCAGTAAAATATCGCCACCACTCGTCCGCGTAAGGCAGTGCGTTCGTAATCGCTCCGTAGCCAATAATGGCGCCATAGGTTCTTCCTTTTAAAGCGAACAGGACATACATCACAATATTTACAGCGAGAATAAGGCAAGTAATTGGATAAGATTTCAGATAGGTTCTCCAGTTCTCGTAACGAATAAATATCATATAATCCATACCTTTCTTCCTAATGTTGGACATTTTCTTTCTAAAAAGATTATAATTAAAATTAGATGCATTCACAAAATCGTTTAGGAGGAGATAACATTGGCACAAGAACGTACTAATGCGGCAACATTTAAAGGTAATCCTATTACTCTAATTGGTCCTGAGTTGAAGGTTGGTGACACGGCTCCAGACTTCAAATTAAGCAAGAACCTGCTCGAGGAAGCAACCCTTCAGGACTTTGCAGGTAAAATCAAACTCATCAGTGTCGTCCCCTCCCTGGACACAGGCGTTTGCGACGCGCAAACTCGCCGCTTTAACGAAGAAGCCGCCAGCCTTGGCGATGACGTCATCATTTTGACGGTTAGCGCGGATCTGCCCTTCGCTCAAGCCCGCTGGTGCGGCGCTGCCGGTGTTGACCGCGTAGTTACGCTGTCCGATTACAAAGACAATTCCTTTGGTGAAGCTTACGGCGTGTTGATTAAAGAATTTAAGCTGGACCAACGTTCCGTATTCGTCATCGACAAAGATAACAAAATCGCTTATGTCGAATACATGAGTGAAATGACCGAGCATCCGAATTACGATAATGCAGTAGCTGCGGTTAAAGCACTTTTGTCATAAGCGCTAGAATAATATGTTGAATAACAAAAGCGAGTAGAAGGCCAACCACCCTCTTGCTCGCTTTTGTCTTCTTATGACGTTACTTTATAAGCGCCAATCTTCTTATCCAAAGCCGCGTAAAGATTAAGAATGTTACGATAATTGCTGCCTAAATCCCCAAGCGAGCCGCGAGTAGCCGAGTAAATATCGACGGCACTGCGAAGCGGCCCTGTGGACACGATTGAAACTGTAATATCCATGGTACGGCCCAAGGCTGTTTTCTTCTCCAGCGTAATTTCACCGACAGACTGAACCTCATGAAGCACCTTATAGCCTGGAATTTTCTTTAAGGTGGAGGAAACCTCCTCCCAAATTTTATCTTTGGACAATTGATAATACCTTGTTTTCATTTCAGGCATTTTCGCGCGATCACTCGTACCTTCTTGGCTGCGGAATATGCCGATGAGCGTTCTTTTTACTGACACTCTACTTCCTCCTTCGTTACTCGTCACGAGACATCGGTGTATGTACTACGTTGTATATAGTTTAACATTGTTACGTTACAAACAAAAGCAATCTCCTCATACTCACAGAGAAAAAAACAGCAGCAAAAAAAGCACCCTGCAGCCTTTAATCAATAAAGGGATGCAAGGTGCTATTAAGCTTGAACTATGTAGACCCGCCTATGCCGTCCGGTTACACTGCCTCGAACCTGCATTAGCAGGTGGGTGACCGCAGCAGCGCGTTTGAAGTCCCCTTATCA comes from the Paenibacillus lentus genome and includes:
- a CDS encoding rhomboid family intramembrane serine protease, translated to MIFIRYENWRTYLKSYPITCLILAVNIVMYVLFALKGRTYGAIIGYGAITNALPYADEWWRYFTAMFLHADFGHLFSNSFGILIFTPPMERLLGSWRYILLYVGSGIVGNLLTMGFYQHATELHISVGASGAIYGIYGAFLYVALLQRNLMDETSRKTLYSLLMIGVVFSFIVPQINWIAHLGGFIGGFFIYGLIIRLLKRR
- the tpx gene encoding thiol peroxidase, which produces MAQERTNAATFKGNPITLIGPELKVGDTAPDFKLSKNLLEEATLQDFAGKIKLISVVPSLDTGVCDAQTRRFNEEAASLGDDVIILTVSADLPFAQARWCGAAGVDRVVTLSDYKDNSFGEAYGVLIKEFKLDQRSVFVIDKDNKIAYVEYMSEMTEHPNYDNAVAAVKALLS
- a CDS encoding DUF1499 domain-containing protein, coding for MSVKRTLIGIFRSQEGTSDRAKMPEMKTRYYQLSKDKIWEEVSSTLKKIPGYKVLHEVQSVGEITLEKKTALGRTMDITVSIVSTGPLRSAVDIYSATRGSLGDLGSNYRNILNLYAALDKKIGAYKVTS